One region of Laspinema palackyanum D2c genomic DNA includes:
- a CDS encoding filamentous hemagglutinin N-terminal domain-containing protein codes for MINWGHYYLSIFSVVSALLFVEGGLWQKSLQAQVIPDNTLPNPSGVQINGNTLTIEGGTAAGSNLFHSFQEFSIPTGTAALFNNSPAIANIITRITGGKRSQIDGTIAANGSANLFLINPSGIAFGPNASLNLGGSFVGSTANRILFPGDRAFSATDPDSSPILSVNVPIGLQYGPNPESIVVRNSVLTVLPNQTLTLVGGEITLEGGQLLAPGGTVSLGGISEAGVVELPGGNALKLPESVRRSPLTLTNEARVDVAGAGGGSISIQVENLLISGQSEIRGGIGEGLGEPGGQAGDIDIDTRGNIVLTAESAIANEVQPTGIGDGGNITLNTTTFSATSSRISTSTSGEGNGGKLQITARESVIFDGQGREDFITLASADVAPEGVGNAGGIEIQARSVLVKDGAGMITGTRGRGNGAPLIIRAVESVVFDGLNSSNDVLRPTGAESTVDPEAMGNAGSLEIETAALRILNGANVGSTTFEAGNGGPVRLQATEVMEFGGVDRVGNPVIVFSDTLGEGNGDNLRIETPRLMLRDGAQISVGTFGAGDGGNLEILATEAIVLSGSVPATEGGFFFTDESGTLFPTGIFAASTETGNAGTMRLQTGQLMLGDRAIISASGESTGVAGNMEIVARQILVNNAAIAAETVQGDQANIFIESRDIRLRNQGGITTNASGSGTGGNIAIATDTLVAVENSDITANSSASFGGRVAIAAQGILGTNFRTELTPQSDITATSELGAEFSGSVTINTPDVNPSTGLVELPEMLGQARDNYFVGCALSDENSFTISGRGGLPTDPTQPLQTQPIWHDLRNFSQDLEGETVTFVPTGSRTPSLPEKQSFRLKEATAWRRDADGTIELITAIPEGSISVSGWRSPQCQRIE; via the coding sequence ATGATCAATTGGGGTCATTATTATCTATCTATTTTCAGTGTTGTGAGTGCCTTACTATTCGTTGAGGGAGGTCTATGGCAGAAATCCCTTCAGGCACAAGTCATCCCGGATAATACCCTACCGAATCCTTCCGGAGTGCAGATCAACGGCAATACCCTCACGATTGAGGGGGGAACTGCTGCCGGGAGTAACTTGTTCCATAGTTTCCAGGAATTTTCCATCCCGACGGGAACTGCTGCACTTTTTAACAATTCTCCGGCGATCGCGAATATTATTACTCGGATTACAGGAGGCAAACGGTCCCAAATTGATGGGACGATCGCCGCCAATGGTAGCGCCAATTTATTTCTCATTAATCCCAGTGGCATCGCCTTCGGACCGAATGCGAGTCTCAATCTGGGCGGTTCCTTTGTTGGGAGTACCGCTAACCGTATATTATTTCCAGGCGATCGCGCCTTTAGCGCTACGGACCCTGATTCATCGCCAATTCTGAGTGTGAATGTCCCCATCGGGTTACAATATGGACCGAATCCTGAGAGTATTGTTGTGAGAAATTCAGTCCTGACTGTGTTGCCGAATCAAACCTTAACCCTGGTGGGGGGTGAGATTACCCTGGAGGGAGGACAATTACTGGCACCCGGTGGGACGGTGAGTTTGGGGGGGATATCCGAGGCGGGAGTGGTGGAATTACCAGGAGGAAACGCCCTAAAACTGCCGGAATCCGTGAGGCGATCGCCACTTACTCTCACGAATGAGGCGCGAGTGGATGTGGCCGGTGCAGGGGGTGGAAGTATCTCAATTCAGGTGGAGAATCTGCTGATTTCCGGTCAGTCTGAGATTCGCGGGGGGATTGGGGAAGGGTTAGGAGAACCGGGTGGACAAGCAGGAGATATCGACATTGACACTCGGGGAAATATTGTGCTAACCGCAGAGAGTGCGATCGCCAATGAAGTTCAACCCACGGGAATTGGAGATGGCGGGAACATCACCTTGAATACCACCACCTTTTCCGCCACCAGTTCGAGGATTTCCACTAGCACATCGGGAGAAGGGAATGGGGGAAAACTGCAAATTACCGCCCGAGAGTCGGTGATATTTGATGGACAAGGGAGAGAGGATTTCATCACCCTCGCCTCGGCCGATGTGGCACCGGAAGGGGTGGGAAATGCAGGCGGTATCGAGATTCAGGCGCGTTCTGTGTTGGTCAAAGATGGGGCGGGCATGATCACCGGAACCCGGGGGAGAGGGAATGGTGCACCTTTAATCATTCGCGCAGTGGAGTCGGTGGTTTTTGATGGGTTGAATTCCAGTAACGATGTGCTAAGACCCACGGGGGCGGAAAGTACCGTAGACCCCGAGGCAATGGGAAATGCGGGAAGTTTAGAGATTGAGACGGCAGCATTACGCATTCTGAATGGGGCGAATGTGGGCAGTACCACCTTTGAGGCGGGGAATGGAGGTCCTGTGCGATTACAGGCAACGGAGGTGATGGAATTTGGAGGAGTCGATCGCGTAGGTAATCCGGTGATTGTGTTTAGTGATACGTTGGGAGAGGGGAATGGGGATAATTTACGGATTGAAACGCCGAGGTTGATGTTGCGGGATGGGGCACAGATTAGTGTGGGTACATTTGGTGCGGGGGATGGGGGAAATTTGGAGATTTTGGCAACGGAGGCGATCGTGTTATCGGGTTCAGTTCCGGCAACGGAGGGGGGATTTTTCTTTACGGATGAGTCTGGAACGCTGTTCCCCACGGGCATTTTTGCTGCTTCTACAGAAACGGGGAATGCGGGGACGATGCGGTTGCAGACGGGACAGTTAATGTTGGGCGATCGCGCGATTATTTCGGCCAGTGGTGAGAGTACGGGCGTTGCTGGGAATATGGAAATTGTGGCGCGGCAGATTCTGGTCAACAATGCGGCGATCGCCGCAGAAACGGTACAAGGGGATCAGGCGAATATTTTTATTGAATCTCGGGATATTCGCTTGCGGAATCAAGGGGGAATTACCACCAATGCCAGTGGGAGTGGAACGGGAGGGAATATTGCGATCGCCACGGATACCTTAGTTGCTGTAGAGAATAGCGATATCACTGCCAATTCCAGCGCCAGTTTTGGGGGTCGCGTGGCGATCGCCGCCCAAGGCATCTTGGGGACTAACTTTCGCACCGAACTCACACCCCAAAGTGATATTACCGCCACCTCCGAACTCGGGGCGGAGTTTAGCGGCAGTGTCACAATTAATACCCCCGATGTCAATCCCTCCACTGGATTGGTGGAATTACCCGAAATGCTGGGGCAAGCGAGGGATAATTACTTCGTCGGTTGTGCCTTATCCGATGAGAATTCTTTTACCATTTCGGGACGGGGAGGATTACCCACGGACCCGACTCAACCCCTTCAAACCCAACCAATTTGGCATGATTTACGCAACTTTTCCCAAGATTTAGAGGGGGAAACGGTTACTTTTGTCCCCACTGGCAGTCGTACCCCATCCTTGCCGGAAAAGCAGTCTTTCCGACTCAAGGAAGCTACCGCTTGGCGACGGGATGCCGATGGAACGATCGAGTTAATTACGGCGATACCCGAGGGAAGTATTTCTGTTTCCGGGTGGCGATCGCCACAGTGTCAACGAATTGAATAA